A single window of Cellulomonas sp. NTE-D12 DNA harbors:
- the narH gene encoding nitrate reductase subunit beta, which yields MKVMAQIAMVMNLDKCIGCHTCSVTCKQTWTNRTGTEYMWFNNVETRPGVGYPHTWEDQDRWKGGWTRTRSGRLKPRSGGRVARFANLFANPDLPEIVDYYEPWTYEYDKLLSAPKDSKDFPVARAVSQLTGKPMDTIGWGPNWDDDLGGSTETMQQDPVLAKINTEVRAEIEQTFMFYLPRICEHCLNPSCVAACPSGAMYKRAEDGIVLVDQDRCRGWRMCVSSCPYKKVYFNHTTGKAEKCTLCYPRLEVGQPTVCSETCVGRLRYLGVLLYDADRVTEAASVEDPQDLYMAQRSILLDPHDPTVVAAARAEGVPDSWIKAAQDSPIWALIDTYEVALPLHPEYRTLPMVWYVPPLSPVVDRVTAAGNDGEDHKVLLTALSTMRIPLEYLAGLLTAGDTRPVERSLRRLAAMRSYMRDLDLGREGNEEIAAAVGMDGERVQAMYRLLAIAKYDDRYVIPTTHPETPRGIAELGEDVTGMVEELLGAGEGAPEACSVSTFHGGGTGLRITSRGRAKAGADGLAPTPGRVNLLDWGGDTAQAGLFPPVAAGVDA from the coding sequence ATGAAGGTCATGGCTCAGATCGCCATGGTGATGAACCTCGACAAGTGCATCGGCTGCCACACCTGCTCGGTCACGTGCAAGCAGACGTGGACCAACCGGACCGGCACCGAGTACATGTGGTTCAACAACGTCGAGACGCGCCCCGGCGTCGGCTACCCGCACACCTGGGAGGACCAGGACCGCTGGAAGGGCGGCTGGACCCGCACCCGGTCCGGCCGGCTCAAGCCGCGCTCCGGCGGACGCGTCGCCCGGTTCGCCAACCTGTTCGCCAACCCGGACCTGCCCGAGATCGTCGACTACTACGAGCCGTGGACGTACGAGTACGACAAGCTGCTGTCCGCGCCCAAGGACTCGAAGGACTTCCCGGTGGCGCGCGCGGTCAGCCAGCTGACGGGCAAGCCGATGGACACCATCGGCTGGGGCCCCAACTGGGACGACGACCTGGGCGGCTCCACGGAGACGATGCAGCAGGACCCGGTGCTGGCGAAGATCAACACCGAGGTCCGCGCCGAGATCGAGCAGACGTTCATGTTCTACCTGCCGCGGATCTGCGAGCACTGCCTGAACCCGAGCTGCGTCGCGGCCTGCCCGTCCGGCGCGATGTACAAGCGGGCCGAGGACGGCATCGTGCTGGTGGACCAGGACCGGTGCCGCGGCTGGCGCATGTGCGTCTCCTCCTGCCCGTACAAGAAGGTCTACTTCAACCACACCACCGGCAAGGCCGAGAAGTGCACGCTGTGCTACCCGCGCCTCGAGGTCGGTCAGCCGACGGTGTGCTCCGAGACCTGCGTCGGCCGGCTGCGCTACCTCGGCGTGCTGCTCTACGACGCGGACCGGGTCACCGAGGCCGCCTCGGTCGAGGACCCGCAGGACCTGTACATGGCCCAGCGCTCGATCCTGCTCGACCCGCACGACCCGACCGTCGTGGCGGCCGCCCGCGCCGAGGGTGTGCCGGACTCCTGGATCAAGGCCGCGCAGGACTCCCCGATCTGGGCGCTGATCGACACCTACGAGGTCGCGCTGCCGCTGCACCCCGAGTACCGGACGCTGCCGATGGTCTGGTACGTGCCGCCCCTGTCCCCGGTGGTCGACCGCGTGACCGCCGCCGGCAACGACGGCGAGGACCACAAGGTGCTGCTCACGGCCCTGTCGACCATGCGGATCCCGCTGGAGTACCTCGCCGGGCTGCTGACGGCCGGGGACACCCGGCCGGTGGAGCGGTCGCTGCGGCGGCTGGCCGCGATGCGGTCCTACATGCGCGACCTGGACCTGGGCCGCGAGGGGAACGAGGAGATCGCCGCTGCCGTCGGCATGGACGGCGAGCGGGTGCAGGCGATGTACCGGCTGCTCGCGATCGCCAAGTACGACGACCGGTACGTCATCCCCACCACGCACCCGGAGACGCCGCGCGGCATCGCCGAGCTGGGCGAGGACGTGACCGGCATGGTCGAGGAGCTGCTCGGCGCCGGTGAGGGTGCGCCGGAGGCGTGCTCGGTCTCGACGTTCCACGGCGGTGGGACCGGGCTGCGGATCACCTCCCGCGGTCGGGCCAAGGCGGGGGCGGACGGGCTCGCACCGACCCCGGGCCGCGTCAACCTGCTCGACTGGGGCGGCGACACCGCCCAGGCCGGGCTGTTCCCGCCGGTGGCCGCGGGGGTGGACGCCTGA
- the narJ gene encoding nitrate reductase molybdenum cofactor assembly chaperone produces MVARMVHAPRLPELARVVCTPEQLRTVHMTVSVLLDYPGDRTGAALGAARASIAGLPPLVQQDVEAFCEWAGRSGLRAMAEHYVDTFDQRRRCALYLSYYAVGDTRQRGAAILGFKAVLRALGFEQVRDELADYLPLVLELSGLTGDRLVLELLASHREGIEVMRSALRGYRSPYAHLLDALCRTLPPVDAATHERYQRLVTQGPPAEMVGTTSAFADATPFAPAFALADGSSPS; encoded by the coding sequence ATGGTCGCCCGCATGGTGCACGCCCCGCGGCTGCCGGAGCTCGCGCGCGTCGTCTGCACCCCGGAGCAGCTGCGGACCGTGCACATGACGGTGTCCGTGCTGCTGGACTACCCCGGCGATCGGACAGGTGCCGCGCTGGGCGCCGCGCGGGCGTCGATCGCGGGGCTGCCGCCGCTGGTGCAGCAGGACGTGGAGGCCTTCTGCGAGTGGGCGGGCCGCAGCGGGCTGCGGGCCATGGCGGAGCACTACGTCGACACGTTCGACCAGCGCCGCCGCTGCGCGCTGTACCTCAGCTACTACGCGGTGGGCGACACGCGGCAGCGGGGTGCGGCGATCCTCGGGTTCAAGGCGGTGCTGCGCGCGCTCGGCTTCGAGCAGGTGCGCGACGAGCTGGCGGACTACCTGCCGCTGGTGCTGGAGCTGTCGGGGCTGACGGGCGACCGGCTGGTGCTGGAGCTGCTCGCCTCGCACCGGGAGGGCATCGAGGTGATGCGCTCGGCGCTGCGCGGGTACCGCTCCCCCTACGCGCACCTGCTCGACGCGCTGTGCCGCACGCTCCCGCCGGTGGACGCCGCCACGCACGAGCGGTACCAGCGCCTGGTCACCCAGGGGCCGCCGGCCGAGATGGTCGGCACCACGTCCGCCTTCGCGGACGCGACGCCCTTCGCACCCGCATTCGCCCTCGCTGACGGGAGCTCCCCCTCGTGA
- the narI gene encoding respiratory nitrate reductase subunit gamma: MTTADVLLWVAYPYICLTLLVGGLVWRWRTDQFGWTTRSSQLYEGRILRAASPTFHLGFLAVIGGHFVGLLVPKTWTAAVGIPQHVYHLTATIGGSVAALATVLGLAGLLYRRFAVRSVTLATTTRDKVMYVLLVLPVALGTWATVANQVLGGPEGYDYRETISPWLRSVLTFSPHPALMTTVPLSFRLHVLAGFALFAIWPFTRLVHAVTIPVQYPTRPYIVYRARRASVSAAAGRRGWAPVQRSADRDGARSRGA, translated from the coding sequence GTGACCACCGCCGACGTCCTGCTCTGGGTCGCCTACCCCTACATCTGCCTGACGCTGCTGGTCGGCGGGCTGGTGTGGCGGTGGCGCACCGACCAGTTCGGCTGGACCACCCGCTCCTCGCAGCTGTACGAGGGGCGGATCCTGCGGGCGGCCTCGCCGACCTTCCACCTCGGGTTCCTTGCCGTGATCGGCGGGCACTTCGTCGGCCTGCTGGTGCCGAAGACGTGGACGGCGGCGGTCGGCATCCCGCAGCACGTCTACCACCTGACGGCGACCATCGGCGGGTCGGTGGCGGCGTTGGCCACCGTGCTCGGCCTGGCCGGGCTGCTGTACCGGCGGTTCGCCGTGCGGTCGGTCACGCTGGCCACCACCACGCGGGACAAGGTGATGTACGTGCTGCTGGTGCTGCCCGTGGCCCTCGGCACGTGGGCGACCGTCGCCAACCAGGTGCTCGGCGGGCCTGAGGGCTACGACTACCGCGAGACGATCAGCCCCTGGCTGCGGTCGGTGCTGACGTTCTCCCCGCACCCCGCGCTGATGACGACGGTGCCGCTGTCGTTCCGGCTGCACGTCCTGGCCGGCTTCGCCTTGTTCGCGATCTGGCCGTTCACCCGCCTGGTGCACGCCGTCACCATCCCGGTGCAGTACCCGACGCGCCCGTACATCGTCTACCGGGCCCGTCGGGCCTCCGTGTCCGCTGCGGCGGGCCGCCGCGGCTGGGCGCCCGTGCAGCGCTCCGCCGACCGTGACGGCGCTCGGTCGCGGGGCGCATGA
- a CDS encoding MarR family transcriptional regulator: MSSLATHDQPDAPDGPTTPQTLMRALEALSPAQHTLLREVARYTEPVTVTELAVGMGLHPNSVRESMAALLDAGLVARGRRPAVGRGRPSWTYRSVAPAQPSALAREFADVCAAVADHLADTVPDPEGAARDIGSRWARRMVDVAGPPAGKNGQPLDEPQRIDVHGGRLRLLLSSLGYGALAEETPGRLTLHQCPLRIEGQVPSPLVCQMHRGLIDEVLQRVSHGNVEAELTPFAGPDHCTVALHLTKRDAATA; this comes from the coding sequence ATGAGCAGCCTCGCCACGCACGACCAGCCCGATGCTCCGGACGGGCCCACCACCCCGCAGACGCTGATGCGCGCCCTCGAGGCGCTGTCCCCCGCCCAGCACACCCTGCTGCGCGAGGTCGCCCGGTACACCGAGCCGGTCACCGTCACCGAGCTCGCGGTGGGCATGGGCCTGCACCCGAACTCCGTGCGCGAGTCGATGGCGGCGCTGCTCGACGCCGGCCTGGTGGCCCGGGGCCGTCGGCCTGCGGTCGGTCGCGGCCGGCCGTCGTGGACCTACCGGTCGGTCGCCCCCGCGCAGCCGTCCGCGCTGGCCCGCGAGTTCGCGGACGTCTGCGCCGCCGTCGCGGACCACCTGGCTGACACGGTTCCGGACCCTGAGGGCGCGGCGCGGGACATCGGCTCGCGGTGGGCCCGGCGCATGGTCGACGTCGCCGGACCGCCTGCCGGCAAGAACGGTCAGCCGCTCGACGAGCCGCAGCGGATCGACGTGCACGGCGGCCGGCTGCGGCTGCTGCTCAGCTCGCTGGGCTACGGAGCGCTCGCCGAGGAGACGCCCGGTCGGCTGACGCTGCACCAGTGCCCGCTGCGGATCGAGGGCCAGGTGCCCAGCCCCCTGGTGTGCCAGATGCACCGCGGGCTGATCGACGAGGTGCTGCAGCGGGTGTCGCACGGCAACGTGGAGGCCGAGCTCACGCCGTTCGCGGGACCGGACCACTGCACGGTCGCGCTGCACCTGACCAAGCGGGACGCCGCCACCGCCTGA
- a CDS encoding multicopper oxidase domain-containing protein, producing the protein MSEQSRPTGPRQLPGREGTPTSRAAMAVVGVVVVVGVALAVLLARPATGLAGGGMTMTPAATAGAAGAGTTTVTPTGRTTEVTLHVSGMSFTPSTIQVPVGDRLRVTLVNSGDQRHDLVFANGAALEPLAPGATAVLDVGVITGDLEGWCSLPGHRQLGMVVHVVAVGTPAASASPGSSSGSSSGSAMPGMGATDGTTAAPTMADLQAEAAALPAYPAQLPPLDPSTDHSYTFTITQQQDPVTAGRTREVWTYNGTTPGPILHGRVGDTFHITLVNHGTMGHSIDFHAGEVAPDQPMRTIEPGQSLDYTFTAGRAGIWMYHCATMPMSGHIANGMFGAVVIEPDGLEQVDRSYVVVQSELYLGANGQPADATTIAGLVPDVVAFNGRAFQYDAHPLTATVGQRVRLWVLDAGPNSALSFHVVGTQFDTVWTEGAYRVHHGTATDGTTTGSTGAQVLPLLPAEGGFVELVPPAAGRYALVNHEMSLAEKGAHGVLQVTG; encoded by the coding sequence ATGTCTGAGCAGTCCCGCCCCACCGGACCCCGGCAGCTGCCGGGTCGCGAGGGCACGCCGACGTCCCGGGCGGCGATGGCCGTGGTCGGCGTGGTGGTCGTGGTCGGCGTCGCGCTGGCCGTGCTGCTCGCGCGCCCCGCGACGGGCCTGGCAGGCGGCGGGATGACGATGACGCCGGCGGCGACGGCGGGCGCAGCGGGCGCCGGGACGACGACGGTCACCCCGACCGGACGCACGACGGAGGTGACGCTGCACGTCAGCGGCATGTCGTTCACCCCGTCCACCATCCAGGTGCCCGTCGGTGACCGGCTGCGCGTCACCCTGGTGAACAGCGGCGACCAGCGGCACGACCTGGTGTTCGCCAACGGCGCGGCCCTGGAGCCGCTCGCGCCCGGTGCCACGGCGGTGCTGGACGTGGGGGTGATCACCGGCGACCTCGAGGGCTGGTGCTCGCTGCCGGGGCATCGGCAGCTGGGCATGGTGGTGCACGTCGTCGCGGTCGGGACGCCGGCGGCGTCTGCCTCGCCGGGTTCGTCGTCCGGCTCGTCGTCCGGCTCAGCCATGCCCGGGATGGGCGCGACCGACGGGACCACCGCCGCCCCCACCATGGCGGACCTGCAGGCCGAGGCCGCCGCGCTCCCGGCCTACCCGGCGCAGCTGCCGCCGCTCGACCCGTCGACGGACCACTCGTACACGTTCACCATCACCCAGCAGCAGGACCCGGTGACCGCCGGGCGCACCCGTGAGGTGTGGACGTACAACGGCACGACGCCCGGCCCGATCCTGCACGGGCGCGTCGGCGACACGTTCCACATCACGCTGGTGAACCACGGGACGATGGGCCACTCGATCGACTTCCACGCCGGCGAGGTGGCCCCGGACCAGCCGATGCGCACCATCGAGCCTGGTCAGAGCCTCGACTACACGTTCACGGCCGGCCGCGCCGGCATCTGGATGTACCACTGCGCGACCATGCCGATGTCCGGCCACATCGCCAACGGCATGTTCGGGGCGGTCGTCATCGAGCCGGACGGGCTGGAGCAGGTGGACCGCTCCTACGTCGTCGTCCAGTCCGAGCTCTACCTCGGCGCGAACGGCCAGCCGGCGGACGCCACCACGATCGCCGGGCTGGTGCCCGACGTCGTGGCGTTCAACGGCCGCGCGTTCCAGTACGACGCCCACCCGCTGACGGCCACGGTCGGCCAGCGCGTGCGCCTCTGGGTGCTGGACGCCGGGCCCAACTCGGCACTGTCGTTCCACGTCGTCGGCACCCAGTTCGACACGGTCTGGACGGAGGGCGCCTACCGCGTCCACCACGGCACGGCGACCGACGGGACCACCACCGGCAGCACGGGCGCGCAGGTGCTGCCGTTGCTGCCGGCCGAGGGCGGGTTCGTCGAGCTGGTGCCGCCGGCCGCGGGCCGCTACGCCCTGGTCAACCACGAGATGAGCCTGGCGGAGAAGGGCGCGCACGGCGTGCTGCAGGTGACGGGCTGA
- a CDS encoding HesA/MoeB/ThiF family protein, which translates to MLTPQPVALPPLVAPGPPLAESEARRTARQTLLPELGELGQRRLAAARVLVIGAGGLGAPALLYLAAAGVGTIGIVDDDVVALTDLHRQVIHATAAVGEPKVDSAARRLTELAPDLVVEPHRLWLDESNAATVLQGYDLVLDGTDTFATRYLISDTCAELGVPLVWASVLRFDAQVSVFWSRPPAGIAPVTLRDLFPEPPAPGSVPSCAEAGVLGALCGMVGSMMATEAVKLVIGAGQVLLGRVAVVDALGMRVREVPLLPRATSAPTDVAGAPGAAAGASPAVVTERLAVGTHPVPFTARATGDPRGPATAREATASGDLSLDEYRALAAADPAPVLLDVREPSEFAADALPGAVNVPVSALVQASRHGPDVVRALLTEAGADPTGLLVAYCAVGARSTRAVQLLVATDHRARTLAPAAVTAIRAEVAAAGRSAR; encoded by the coding sequence ATGCTCACACCCCAGCCCGTGGCGCTCCCTCCGCTCGTGGCCCCCGGGCCCCCGCTGGCGGAGTCCGAGGCGCGGCGCACCGCGCGACAGACCCTGCTGCCGGAGCTCGGCGAGCTCGGTCAGCGGCGGCTCGCCGCCGCCCGCGTGCTGGTGATCGGCGCCGGCGGCCTGGGGGCACCGGCCCTCCTGTACCTCGCTGCGGCCGGCGTCGGCACCATCGGGATCGTCGACGACGACGTGGTCGCCCTGACGGACCTGCACCGCCAGGTGATCCACGCGACCGCGGCGGTCGGCGAGCCCAAGGTGGACAGCGCCGCCCGTCGGCTGACGGAGCTGGCGCCGGACCTCGTCGTGGAGCCGCACCGGCTGTGGCTCGACGAGTCCAACGCCGCCACCGTGCTGCAGGGCTACGACCTGGTGCTCGACGGCACGGACACGTTCGCCACCCGGTACCTGATCTCCGACACCTGCGCCGAGCTCGGGGTGCCGCTGGTGTGGGCGTCCGTGCTCCGGTTCGACGCCCAGGTGTCGGTGTTCTGGTCCCGGCCGCCCGCCGGCATCGCACCGGTGACGCTGCGCGACCTGTTCCCCGAGCCGCCTGCGCCGGGGTCGGTGCCGTCGTGCGCCGAGGCGGGCGTGCTGGGGGCGCTGTGCGGGATGGTCGGCTCGATGATGGCCACCGAGGCGGTCAAGCTGGTCATCGGCGCCGGGCAGGTGCTGCTGGGCCGCGTCGCGGTGGTGGACGCGCTCGGCATGCGGGTGCGTGAGGTGCCGCTGCTGCCGCGGGCGACGAGCGCACCGACGGACGTGGCGGGGGCACCGGGGGCGGCGGCGGGCGCGTCGCCGGCGGTGGTGACCGAGCGGCTCGCCGTCGGGACGCACCCTGTGCCGTTCACCGCTCGGGCGACCGGGGATCCGCGTGGGCCCGCCACCGCGCGAGAGGCCACGGCGTCCGGCGACCTGTCGCTGGACGAGTACCGGGCGCTGGCCGCCGCCGACCCGGCCCCGGTGCTGCTCGACGTGCGGGAACCGTCCGAGTTCGCCGCGGACGCGCTTCCCGGTGCGGTCAACGTGCCGGTGTCCGCCCTGGTGCAGGCCTCGCGGCACGGGCCGGACGTGGTGCGCGCGCTGCTGACCGAGGCCGGCGCCGACCCCACCGGGCTGCTGGTCGCGTACTGCGCGGTCGGCGCACGCTCGACCCGTGCCGTCCAGCTGCTGGTGGCCACCGACCACCGCGCCCGGACGCTGGCGCCGGCGGCGGTCACGGCGATCCGCGCCGAGGTCGCGGCGGCCGGGCGGAGTGCCCGGTGA
- the glp gene encoding gephyrin-like molybdotransferase Glp yields MSGLVPVAEHLARVLAVTPTLPAERVPLAQAAGRRIAEDVHALVPVPPWDASAMDGYALRHVDVAGMAAQGEAGGADDDGVTLDVVADVPAGSDLDPHLTAGQAVRIMTGATLPTDADTVVQLEHTDRTDTLAALPPTVTVLRAPSTGMHVRRTGEDKAVGDLVVPAGTLARATVLSALASTGHGSVLVTRAPRVVVIATGSELVAPGEPLPRGHIPDSNSLLVSGLVAEAGGEVLTAERVHDDPAALASALERAVALEPDAVILTGGVSAGAFDPVKQLFTGSSDVTFTKVAMQPGKPQAFGTLPGGALLLALPGNPVSVWVSFHVFVRPALLTMQGAEPSAVRPAPVRARAASSWRTPAGRTQYLPVRLSPAAEGWAVEPAARRGSASHLVGSLAAADGYAIVPAETEQVQAGDLVDVVLTDRR; encoded by the coding sequence GTGAGCGGTCTGGTCCCGGTCGCCGAGCACCTGGCGCGCGTGCTGGCCGTCACCCCGACGCTGCCCGCCGAGCGCGTGCCTCTCGCACAGGCGGCAGGGCGGCGGATCGCCGAGGACGTGCACGCCCTGGTGCCGGTCCCGCCGTGGGACGCCTCGGCGATGGACGGCTACGCGCTGCGCCACGTCGACGTCGCCGGCATGGCGGCCCAGGGCGAGGCCGGCGGTGCAGACGACGACGGCGTCACGCTCGACGTCGTCGCCGACGTGCCGGCCGGCTCGGACCTCGACCCGCACCTGACTGCCGGCCAAGCGGTCCGCATCATGACCGGTGCGACGCTTCCGACCGACGCGGACACCGTCGTGCAGCTGGAGCACACCGACCGCACCGACACGCTCGCCGCCCTGCCGCCCACCGTCACGGTGCTGCGCGCACCGAGCACAGGCATGCACGTGCGGCGCACCGGCGAGGACAAGGCCGTCGGCGACCTGGTGGTCCCTGCGGGGACGCTCGCGCGCGCCACCGTGCTGTCGGCGCTCGCGTCGACCGGCCACGGCAGCGTGCTGGTGACCCGGGCGCCGCGCGTCGTCGTGATCGCCACCGGCAGCGAGCTGGTCGCGCCGGGCGAGCCGCTGCCGCGCGGGCACATCCCCGACTCCAACAGCCTGCTGGTCTCCGGGCTGGTGGCCGAGGCTGGTGGCGAGGTTCTCACGGCCGAGCGGGTGCATGACGACCCCGCGGCGCTGGCGTCCGCGCTCGAACGGGCGGTCGCCCTGGAGCCCGATGCGGTGATCCTGACCGGCGGGGTGAGCGCGGGGGCGTTCGACCCGGTCAAGCAGCTGTTCACCGGCTCGTCGGACGTCACGTTCACCAAGGTGGCCATGCAGCCGGGCAAGCCGCAGGCGTTCGGCACGCTGCCGGGCGGGGCGCTGCTGCTGGCGCTGCCGGGCAACCCGGTCAGCGTGTGGGTGTCGTTCCACGTGTTCGTCCGTCCGGCGCTGCTGACCATGCAGGGGGCGGAGCCGTCGGCCGTGCGGCCGGCGCCGGTGCGCGCCCGCGCCGCCTCGTCGTGGCGCACCCCGGCCGGCCGCACCCAGTACCTGCCCGTACGCCTGTCACCGGCTGCGGAGGGCTGGGCCGTCGAGCCCGCAGCCCGGCGCGGGTCGGCATCGCACCTGGTCGGCAGCCTCGCGGCGGCCGACGGGTATGCGATCGTGCCCGCGGAGACCGAGCAGGTGCAGGCCGGTGACCTGGTGGACGTCGTGCTGACGGACCGACGCTGA
- the moaC gene encoding cyclic pyranopterin monophosphate synthase MoaC, producing MDALTHLDGAGHARMVDVTEKTPTVRSATASGFVHCSPTVVAALRDDTVPKGDAFAVARIAGIAGAKRCAELLPLAHVIGVHGASVDLELTDDGVRISATVRTADRTGVEMEAFTAVSVAALALVDMVKALDRGVWFGDVRLEAKTGGKSGEWRREP from the coding sequence ATGGACGCACTGACCCACCTCGACGGCGCCGGCCACGCCCGGATGGTCGACGTGACGGAGAAGACGCCGACGGTCCGCTCGGCGACGGCCAGCGGATTCGTGCACTGCAGCCCGACGGTGGTCGCCGCGCTGCGCGACGACACGGTACCGAAGGGCGACGCGTTCGCCGTCGCCCGCATCGCCGGGATCGCCGGGGCCAAGCGCTGCGCCGAGCTGCTGCCGCTCGCGCACGTGATCGGCGTGCACGGCGCCAGCGTCGACCTCGAGCTGACCGACGACGGCGTGCGGATCAGTGCGACCGTGCGTACGGCCGACCGCACGGGCGTGGAGATGGAGGCCTTCACCGCGGTGTCGGTGGCGGCACTCGCGCTGGTGGACATGGTCAAGGCGCTGGACCGCGGCGTGTGGTTCGGCGACGTGCGGCTCGAGGCGAAGACCGGCGGGAAGTCCGGCGAGTGGCGCCGCGAGCCGTGA
- a CDS encoding NTP transferase domain-containing protein → MTGPVPQPGSIQPGSIQAVVLTGGRGSRLGGAAKAELDLGDGPLIARLLDALAATGLTDAVVVGPPPSHVPDSVRVRVTREDPPFGGPAAAVQAALPLLEAPWVLLLACDLPRAGDVVRLLLDRWAGGTGGGRDGLVLVDDAQQPQWLAGVYEREALAQALRVATSEATLGGRRGPRMGDVVRRLQLEPVADPSGASRDVDTPEDVEWWRRRAGDGGAAAGPTTNERTTVEHSGKAGRVPAGALGDWLAELRGLLGIEDRIDVDTVLDVARDVAHGVARPAAPLSTFALGLAVGRSAAAGLPVDEELERLAALVQRRALEHAAEPATEAAVEQGTE, encoded by the coding sequence GTGACCGGTCCCGTCCCGCAGCCCGGGTCGATCCAGCCGGGCTCGATCCAGGCCGTGGTGCTGACCGGCGGCCGTGGGTCGCGGCTCGGCGGTGCGGCCAAGGCGGAGCTGGATCTCGGCGACGGACCGCTGATCGCCCGGCTGCTCGATGCACTGGCCGCGACGGGGCTCACGGACGCCGTCGTCGTCGGGCCGCCACCCTCCCACGTGCCGGACTCCGTCCGCGTGCGCGTCACGCGCGAGGACCCGCCCTTCGGCGGTCCGGCGGCGGCGGTGCAGGCCGCGCTGCCCCTGCTCGAGGCCCCGTGGGTGCTGCTGCTCGCGTGCGACCTGCCCCGCGCGGGCGACGTGGTGCGGCTGCTGCTGGACCGCTGGGCCGGGGGCACGGGCGGCGGGCGCGACGGCCTGGTGCTGGTGGACGACGCGCAGCAGCCGCAGTGGCTGGCCGGCGTCTACGAGCGAGAGGCGCTGGCGCAGGCGTTGCGGGTGGCGACGTCCGAGGCGACCCTCGGAGGGCGGCGCGGACCGCGGATGGGCGACGTGGTGCGGCGCCTGCAGCTGGAGCCGGTGGCGGACCCGTCGGGCGCGAGCCGCGACGTGGACACGCCGGAGGACGTGGAGTGGTGGCGACGCCGCGCCGGTGACGGTGGTGCGGCGGCGGGGCCGACGACCAACGAGAGGACGACCGTGGAGCACAGCGGCAAGGCCGGACGGGTTCCGGCAGGGGCGCTCGGCGACTGGCTCGCCGAGCTGCGGGGGCTGCTCGGCATCGAGGACCGGATCGACGTCGATACCGTGCTCGACGTCGCGCGGGACGTGGCGCACGGGGTCGCACGGCCGGCGGCGCCGCTGAGCACCTTCGCGCTCGGCCTGGCGGTGGGTCGCTCGGCGGCGGCAGGCTTGCCGGTCGACGAGGAGCTGGAGCGCCTGGCGGCGCTGGTGCAGCGCCGCGCCCTCGAGCACGCCGCCGAGCCCGCCACCGAGGCCGCCGTCGAGCAGGGCACCGAGTGA
- a CDS encoding MoaD/ThiS family protein translates to MSTTTATVRLFAAAAEAVGAEQLELPVGTVQDVVDALVAAGGPDTATVLGRCSFLVAGLRADTAHTPVPAGAVVDVLPPFAGG, encoded by the coding sequence GTGAGCACCACCACGGCCACGGTCCGGCTGTTCGCGGCGGCCGCCGAGGCGGTCGGCGCCGAGCAGCTGGAGCTGCCGGTCGGCACCGTCCAGGACGTCGTCGACGCCCTGGTCGCGGCTGGCGGCCCCGACACCGCCACTGTGCTGGGCCGGTGCTCCTTCCTGGTCGCGGGCCTGCGCGCCGACACCGCGCACACGCCGGTGCCGGCCGGTGCGGTCGTCGACGTCCTCCCACCCTTCGCCGGCGGCTGA